The genomic window CCCTGGGCCCGGCTGAAACCGCTGTTCCTGGGCAACCCGGCCTGCCTGGCGCAGATCGGCGCGGCGGTCCTGATGCTGGAGGGCATGGCCCTGATCACCCCGGCCATCACGGCGCTCGTCATGGACCGGGCCCTGCCGGATGGGGCGAGCTCGCTCCTGGGCCTGGTCGTGGCCGGGATGCTCCTGGCCACGGTCCACCAGGTCTGGATCGGCTGGATCCAGGAGCGGGTGCTTCTCCATTTGTCCACCCGGGTCAGCGTCGCAGCGGAACGGGGCTTCCTGGAGCATGTCCTGCGGTGCCCGTTCCCCTTTCTCCAGTCCCGGACCCTGGGCGAACTCATGCAGGCCTTCGGAGGCTTCGCGGCGGCCCGGGACCTGCTGCCCGCCAAGACGGTGGGGGCATTCCTCGGCGGGGCCCTGAGCCTCCTTCACCTGGCGGTGATGTTCGCCATGCTGCCGGGCCCCGCGCTGGTGGTCCTCCTGGCGACCGCGCTCCTGGCCCTGATGACGTTCGCGGTGGGCCGGATCAGCGCGCGTTTGCAGGCCAGGCAGGTGGAAGCGGCCGCCCGGGAGCACAGCCTCCTGATCGAGCTGGTGGCCGGCATCGGCACCCTCAAGGCGGCCGGAGCGGAGGGCCAGGCCCTGGGCCGCTGGCGGGGCCGCTGTCGGGCCGTGCTGAGCCTGGAGCTGGCCCGGGGCCGGATCAACCTCGCGTCCGACCTGGTCATGGGCCTGGTCAGCCAAGGCCTGGCCATCGGGCTGTTCCTCCACGGAGGGCGGTGCCTGCTGGACGGCGCCCTGACCGCGGGCAAGCTGTTCGCCTTCCTCCAGCTCGGCACCGGGTTCACCGCTTCCTTCATGGCGGTGGCGCACACCGCCTTGACCTTGATGGTCCTGAAGCCGCAGCTGGCCAGGGCCCAGGAAATCCTCTCCCAGGAACCCGAAGCGCCGCCTCGGGATGGAAAGCCCTCCCCCGCGCCGATTCCGGTGGTGCTGGAAGACGTCTGGTTCCGCTACGGCCCCTCGGACCCGTGGGTGCTCCAGGGGTACGCCCTGCGGGTGGAGCCCGGCCAGAAGGTGACGCTGGGGGGGCCTTCCGGGTTCGGGAAGACCACGGTGCTCCGCCTGCTGGCGGGCCTCCATGTGCCCGAAAAGGGCAGGGTCCTGGTGGCCGGGCGGGACCCCAGGACGGTCCGCCGCGACCTGCTGTACCTGCCCCAGTTCGTGCGGATCTTCGGGGGCTCGATCCAGGACAACCTGCGGATCTTCTCCAACGGGGCGCCCATGGAAAGACTCCTGGAAACCGCCGGCATGACGGGACTCCAGGCCCTGGTGGACACGCTGCCCATGGGCTACCGGACCCTGCTCCCGCCCGGCGGGAGGAACCTGTCCGGCGGCCAGCGCCAGCTGATCGCCCTCACGGGCGCCCTGGCTTCGGGACGCCCGCTGCTGCTGCTGGACGAGGCCCTGGCGAACCTGGACGCCCGGCACGCGGCCTCCCTGCAGGCGATCCTGGCCGCGGGACCGTGGACGTTGGTCGCGGCCAGTCACGGGCCTTAGAGCAATACGGTTCACTTAGCGCTGCGGCTTCATCTCCCCCAGCAGGTGCACCGCGAAGGTGGCCAGCCAGTGGTCCCCTTCGTAGTTCCCGGACACCACGTGGGGCAGGGCCGCCGCCGCATGCTCCATCGCGGCCTTCTCCAGGGCCTTGGCCCGGGGGTCCTTCGGCCCCAGGCCCGCGGCCAGGGCGTGGAGGCACCGGGCGCGGCTGAGGTTCAGGCCGTCCAGGTGGACGATCCTGGGATCGCTGCGGTCCGACACCACCGCCGGCGCCAGGACGCCGTGCTTGAGAAGCCCGGGCAGGAAGCCTTCGACCCAGGGCCTGAACTCCCGGGCCGGGAGCACCTTCACCATCAGCGCCGCCTCCTCCAGGCAGGGCGACAGGAAGTCCTCGCCGCCGGGCTCCCAGGCCATGGGGCCGTTGCGGTCCTTGCCGAAGTAGGTGCGGGCCCTTTCCGCAAGGAGGGCCTCGAGGCGGGCGTCCTTGGCGGCCCGGGCGTAGTCCAGGGCCAGGTCCAGGCTGAAGGCCGTGTTGGGGTGCACCCCCACGCGGTTCGGGTAGGTGAGCTTGGGCAGGAACGCCTCGAACTGGGCCGCCACCGCGTCGGCGAGGGGCTGGAGCTGGTCCGCCCAGCCACGCGCCTCGGGCGAATCCCAGGCCCGCAGCTCCGCCGCCAGCTTCAGGAGCCAGGCCCAGCCGTAGGTGCGCTCGAAGCCCTTGTGGGCCGGGTCCACGAAGTAGGCCACCTCCGCCTTGATGCGCTCCGGCGCCAGATCCTGGTCCAGGGCCAGCCGGATCCCCCCCGCCTCCGGCAGGTCCGGGAACTCCCGCAGGAGCCGCACCAGCATCCAGTGCCCGTGCACGCAGGAATGCCAGTCGAAGCACCCGTAGAAGGCGGGGTGCAGGTCCCGGGGCCCCAACACGTCCTTCGGCCCGGCCAGGGTGTGGTCCAGCTTGTTGGGATACTCCCGTTCCACGGACTTGAGCACATGCCCCGCGAACCGCGAGGCCGCCTCCCGGGTCAGCCCCTGCGCCCCCAGGGGCGCGGCGGCGAGGATCCCCGCGACGATCCAGTGCAAGCGCATGGGCACCTCCGGATGGGGCCCCGGAAGGGGGGCCTGACCATTCATCATGGGTGAATCGGTCCCCCGCGACAACGCGGGGGAGGTTCTGGTAGACTGGCCGTCCTGGAGAGATGGCAGAGTGGTCGAATGCGCCTGACTCGAAATCAGGTGTGCGAGTGATCGCACCGTAGGTTCGAATCCTATTCTCTCCGCCAGACCTGGCACCAAATCAGCCCTTCGGAAGGAAGGGCTGATTTCTGTCCATGCCACAGACGCGCTGCGGGCCGGAGCCGGCCCAGGCGGTGGCGTCTTTGAGCGCAAGGGTCACGATGTCCCTCCTGGGATCGGGTTCGGTGGCCAGCCTGGGATCTGAACCTGGACCCCGTGATTGCCCATTGCAAACTCATGGTTCTTGCTTATCTTCCCCTACGCACACTGACGGGTGGACGCCATGGATACGAATCGTGGTGCTCTGCTGTCCTATCGATGCGCCTGGTGCAATCGAATCTGGACGGGCAAGGGGTGGGTGTTTGAACGCCGTAAAGAGAACCATGAGATCTATTCTCATGGGATCTGCGATGAGTGCGGCGTCATCCAGCTTCGGGACGGTCTGCCCCATCTTGCCAAGAGGCCGGTTCGTTCGCCGGGGGTGGCAAACCCGCAAGGCGCCTTGGAATGAGGGCAGCCCCAATTGAGGATGAATCTCCTGCGGGACGCACGTCCCGGTGACCCGGCTACCTGATCGTCTCCACCTGGTTCAGCTTGAAACTCACCTTCTCCGCCTTCCAGGTGCCCGAACTCGCGCACCGCCTTGAACATGCCCTCCCGGTCCGCGTCCAGGACGAGCCGGACCTTGAAACCGCAGTCCCGAAGGGCCGAGGCCATATCCTGGGCGTCGTGGACGGCGTTCTTCAGGGGCGTGACCCGGTAGGCCGCATTGCCGATCACCAGCGCCGCCTTCCGCTCCCCCGGGGCCTCCTCGGCCGCCTTGATGGCGATGGCCCGGGGGGGATGGCCTGCCCGGACTGCGCCGACAAGCACCCGCACGCTAGGAGGAACATGGGAATCATGACGGAATGCGACATGGGGTGCCCCTGGCCTGGATGGCTCATTCTTCCAGGATCGGTTGCCTCGGGATGGAACTTCGCCGCCGGATCCGGTTCGCGGGCACCCTCCGACCCGGAGCCGATGGCCGGAGATCCGAGAACGTAATCACTAAAAACGTTTGAATTAAATTAAATAAAAGGCAAACAAATATAAAATTGTCAAGAATTATAGTAAATTTTAAAGAAATAATCCTTGAATGATCCATGATGCCGTGACAAGGTTCTCTGCATCAGGTGACCGTCATGCGTTCCTCCTCCCGACAGCAGCAGCAGAATCCCCGGCCCCCCGCGAATCGCGAAGGGACCCGGGAGGGAAGAGGCTAGTTCATTCCCACCGGTCACCATCACCCCCGATTCGCGACAGCCGATCGGGGGTGCTTGCTTTTCGCCCACAACCCCACCCGCCCTGGCTCGCAATGGCGAGCCGGAGCCCTTCTCTACCCCAATTCCAAGGAGCCTGCGATGACGCGCATTGCACGCGGGGGCGAAAAGCTCTCGACCCAAGGGAAAATGGCTCGGCTGATCCTGCGGCTGCGGGATCCGGAGTGGCGCCGCTACGGCGTGACGCTGGCTTCGGGCAAGCTGCTGGGACTCGCCCTGGTGCTCGGCATGATGATCCTCATCCCGGTGCTGCTCAACGGCAACGCCGCCCGGGCGCAGGCGCCGGCCGGCACGCCTCCCGCCGTTGCGGCTGCTCCCCCGGTGCAGGCCGCGGCGGCTCCGGCCCCCCCTGCGGCGCCCGCGCCCCCGGCCGTGGCCGCCAAGGACATCATCAATCCCCTCAACACCCTCTGGGTGCTGCTCGCAGCCTTCCTGGTCTTCGCGATGCAGGTGGGCTTCGTCATGCTGGAAGCGGGCTTCTGCCGCTCCCGGGAGACCGTGAACGTGCTGGTGGAGTGCGTGTTCGACACCTGCCTGTGCGGCATCCTCTTCTGGGCCTTCGGCTACGCGTTCATGTTCAGCACCGGCAACGGCTTCATCGGCTACCACTGGTTCTTCCTCAAGGGCGCCCCGGCCACCTACGGGGCCACCGGCGTGGCCTTCCTGGCCCACTGGCTCTTCCAGTTCGCCTTCGCGGACACCTGCTCGACCATCACCTCCGGCGCCATGATCGGGCGCACCGACTTCATCGGCGACATCCTGTACAGCTTCGCGGTTTCCGGCTTCATCTACCCCATCATCGGCCACTGGGCCTGGGGGCCGGACGGGTTCCTCGCCACCATGGGCAGCGACGGGCACTTCCTCGCTTCGCTGGGCATGAACTTCCATGACTTCGCGGGGTCCACGGTGGTGCACACCATCGGCGGCGCCGTGGCCCTGGCCGGCGCCATCGTCCTGGGCCCGCGGCTCGGGCGCAAGTTCAAGCGGGACGGCGGCGGCCCCATGACGCCCCACGATCTGACCATCGCCGTGTGCGGCGGCCTGCTGCTCTGGTTCGGCTGGTACGGCTTCAACCCCGGCAGCACCCTCTCCGCCATGGACTTCGAAGGGGTGGGCCGGGTGGCCGCCAACACGACCCTCGCCGCCTGCGCCGCGGGTCTGACGGCCGTTTTCTTCGTCTACCGCCGCACGGACAAGTGGGACGCGGGCTCGATCACCAACGGGTTCCTGGCGGGCCTGGTGGCCATCACCTGCCCCTGCTACTGGGTGAGTCCCTTCGGCTCGGTCGTGATCGGCGCGCTGGCCGGCGTCATCGTCATCCTCGGCGTGGACCTGCTCGAATACCTGCGCATCGACGATCCCATCGGCGCCGTGCCGGTGCACATGATGAACGGCATCTGGGGCACGCTCTCCCTAGGCCTCTTCGCCAGCGGCGAATTCTCCGCCATCGGCAGCGACCCGGTTTCGCCCGACCTGTCCAGCAGGCTGACCGGGCTGTTCTACGGCGGGGGCTTCAAGGTCCTGGAGGCCCAGGCCATCGGAAGCCTCATCGTCACGGGAGCCACCGTGGCCGTCGCCCTCGCGGTCATGCATGCCATCAACGCCGCGGGCCTCCTGCGGCTCTCCAAGGAGGGCGAGCTGGACGGCATGGATGTCCACGAGCACGGCATCTCGGCCTACCCCGAATACGTGATCTCGGCCCTCGCGGCCCCCGCCGGCGCGCCCATCGAGATCCGCGGCCTCGGCCGGAAGTGAGCGAAGCGATCCTGACCCAACCCCAGCAAAAGGAGTCAACCATGAAGATGATCATCGCCATCATCCGCCCCGACCGGTTCGAGGATGTCCAGGCCGCCCTGCACCTCAGGGACATCCACCTGATGACGGTCTCCGACGTCCGGGGCTGCGGCACCCAGAAGGGCTTCTCGGACCAGTTCCGGGGCAACAAGATCGACCTGGTCCGCCTTCTCCCCAAGGTGAAGATCGAGATCGCCGTGAACGAGGACTACGTCCAGCCCGCGGTGGAGGCCATCCTGAGCGCGGGCAAGTCCGCGGAGGGCCACGTGGGGGACGGCAAGATCTTCATCCTGGAGCTGCTGGACTGCTACCGGGTCCGCACCTCGGAACAGGGGCCCCTGGCCATCGGGCCGTGACCCGTCCCCCTGCAGCGTTCCACTGCGGCCACACCCTGGGCGTCGACCCTGTTCCTTCCGGAGCATGCATGCGCATACCCCTTTTCCTGCCCGCCCTTCTCGGCCTGGGCCTCGCCGCCCAGACACCCCCGCCCGCGCCGGGACCGGCCGTCAAGTGGCGAGGCGCCCTCTGGGCCTCGGGCGCCGCCTCCAACCAGTCCACCTCCGACGGGAGTCTCTTCCTGCGCTCCGCGGACTCGGGTGAGGGCCACCTGGCCGTGGACGGCCTCCAGCTGGGCGCCGACGTGACCCTGGCGGACGGCTGGTCCCTGAAGTTCACCCTCCTGGCGGGCCAGGCCGCCAGGTTCCTGAACGCCGGCACCCTGGCCCCCAACGGCAGTCCCGCCGATACCGGCTCCTTCGCCTGGCCCGAAGCCCAGCTCGTCTGGACCGGCGGCGCGGACACCCTGAAGTTCGGCCGGATGTATACGCCCATGGGCATGGAAGTCCTGGACCCCACCCAGGACATCACCGCCAGCCGGGGGCTCCTCTTCACCTACGCCATCCCCGTCGCCCAGGTGGGGCTCAACTGGCACCACGCCTTCTCCACGGCCTGGAGCGCCGACCTGTGGGTCTACAACGGCGAGGACCGCGTCCAGGACAACAACAAGGGCAAGACCGCCGGACTCGGCCTCACCTACAACCACGGGGGCGCCTCGGACCGGTTCGTCACCCTCATGGCCTTCAGCGGCGCCGAACAGAACGCGACGGGGGGCGCCGCCGGCGCCGAAGGCCGCAAGCGGGAGCGGCTCTGCCTGTCGGGCGGCTGGGCCTGGGGCAAGGCCACCCTCCTGTGGGAAGGGGAGTCCGCCCGGGAGACCCTGCCCGCCAGCGCCTTCCAGGGCGCCACCGGGCCGGTCAGGGCCGCCTGGTCCGGGGCCGGCCTCATCGGCAAGTACCAGTTCACGGACGCGTGGTCGGGCTTCGCCCGGGCTGAGGTGTTCAAGGACGACACCGGGGTCCGCCTGGGGGCCGATCCCTCCGTGGCCGCGGCCCTGCCCCCCGCCCGGGACGCCGGCCTGCGGGCCACGTCCTTCGCCCTGGGCGCGGAACGCCGGTGGCACGCCACCTTCACCCGGCTCGAAATCCGGGAGGACAGCCTGGGCAAGGAGGTCGCCGACGGGTCCGGCAAGCCGTTCAAGAGCGCGGCGAGCCTGACCTGGAGCGTGGGGACGAGCTTCTAGAGGGGGTTGATCCAGGCAACACCATTCATTCCATTCCTCCGCGAGCCTCTGCGAGTTCCCGGCGCTCACTCCGGCCGGTCCGCCGCCTTCCGGAGCAGGTAACCGCAGGCCGCGGCCCGGCCCACCGTGAGGGCCAGGGCGGCCGCCAGGGTGCCGCGCCAGTCCAGGACCAGGGCGAACAGCGTCATGCCCAGGACCAGGACCGCGGTTTCCAGGGCGGTGGCGGTGGAGATCACCGACGTCCGGCCGGCCAGGATCCAGCGGGACCGCTGGAAGCTCAGCAGGTACTCCATGGCCGGAAGCAGGATCAGGAGCCGCGCGGGGAGCAGGGCGAAGGGCAGCAGCCCGGGGCCCAGGCCCACCACCCGGCGGAACCACAGCGCCCCAAGCGGCGTGAGGACCACCGCCAGCATGAGGCCGGTGGCGCAGGCCGCCAGCAGGGCCGCCGCCCGGCGGACCTGGGCCTCGTTCCGCCCCTCCGTGCCGGTGAGCGCGACCCCCACCTCCTGGAAGGCGCTGCCGCCGCTCCGGAAGAAGAACACGAAGGAATGGACGACCGGCCATGCGGCCAGGCATTGCAGCGGGTCCCGGCCCCGGCCCAGGAAGAAGGTGAGCAGGGGCGCGTTGCTCATGGCGATGATCGAGGTCAGGGCGAGGGGGTAGTAGTACCGGGCCAGCTCCCCGAGACTCGGGGCCGGGCCGCTTTCCCGCCCGGGGTCCAGGAGGTCCCGGACCACGTGGCGTGCCATCCAGCGACTCGCGGCGGCCTCCGCCACCACCCCGGAACTGAGCGCCAGGGCGCCGATGCAGGCCCCCGGCAACCGGGTGCCCAGGGCCAGGCCGGCCGCGGCCAGGGACATGGTGGCGAGCCGGAGCACCGTTCCGTAGGCCACCCGGCGGGTCAGGCCGTTCCGCACCAGCAGGCCCTGGTGGAAGCGCCGGTAGCCGATCGCCGCGGGCCAGGGGGCCAGCAGGGCTGTGGCCAGATTGGCCATGCGGGCAACCTCGGCCGGCAGCCCCAGCACCTGTTCCGCCAGAAAGCGGAACACCGGCGGCAGGGCCAGGAGGACCAGCAGGGCGGTGAGGGCGCCGTTGAGCAGGTAGGCGAAACGCCGCAGGGCCAGGAAGCTGGCCCGGTCCCGGGCCAGGGCCGTGGTGGCGGAGAGCAGCATGATGATGGGGGATTCAACCAGCCAGGCCAGGGAAAAGGACAGCCCGAAGGCCGCCAGGTTCTCCACCGGCCGGTCCAGCCGGGCCACGATGGCCGACAGGTACGGTCCCTCCGCGCCCATCATCAGCCAGGCGGCCGCGAGGGGCAGCCAGAAGGCCAGGATGTTCCGAAGGCGCGACGTTGAATCCATTCCTCCAAGGTAGCCCGCCTGCGAAAAACCTGAGTCACGCCGTCCCTCCCCTCCGCTGTCTGAGGTGGATCTCAACGCGGGAGGCGTTATGGAAACCAGAGCTGGGAGGCATTTCCGGACCGGCGCGCGAGGCCTTGGGCTCGCCGCGGTGGTCCTGCTGGCGGCGGGGTGCTCGGGGGGCGGCGGCGGGGGCACGCCCGTCACCCCTCCGGCCACCACCTACACCGTGACGTATTCCGGCAACGGAAACACCGGAGGCGCGGTTCCGGTGGACACCGGCGCCTACCTGCCGGGGGCCGCGGTCACGGTCCTCGGGAACACCGGGAACCTCGTGAAGAGCGGCAGCGCCTTCGCAGGCTGGAACACGCTGGCGGACGGCACCGGGAGCACCTACCTCCAGGGGCAGACCTGCGCCATGGGCTCGGCCAACCTCACCTTCCACGCCCACTGGACCGTCAACCCGGTGAGCGGCAACGTGACCTATGACGCCAACGGCGCGACGGCCGGAAGCGTCCCGGTGGATGCCACCACCTACGCGACGGGGCAGACCGTCACGGTGCTCGGGAACGCCGGGAGCCTCGCCTATGCCGGCTACACCTTCCTGGGCTGGCAGACCAAGGCGGACGGCTCCGGCACGGCCTACAAGCAGGGCCAGACCTTCACGAAGGGCTCCGGCAGCGTCACCCTCTACGCCCTGTGGGCGGGGGGCTACGCGTACGTGGCCAACACCCTGGGCGGCTCGGGAGGCAGCATCTCCCAGTATTCCATCGGCCCCAACGGCGCGCTCACGCCCCTGTCCCCGGCGACGGTGTCGACGGCCGGGAACAATCCCCGGTACCTCGCGGCCGATCCGCTGGGCAGGTACGTCTACGCGTCCAACGTGAGCAGCAACACCGTCGCCCAGTTCGCGGTGGGCGCGGACGGCTCCCTTGCGCCCATGGCCACGCCGACGGTCCTGATGGGGACCCTTGCCGGCGGCAAGCTCTACTATCCTTCGGCCCTCGCGGTCCATCCCGCGGGCTCCGACGTCTATGTCCCCCTCCAGCAGGCCAGCGCCGTCAACCAGTACGCGGTGGGTTCCACCGGGGCCCTCGCGGCCCTGGCGCCGGCCACCGTCACCTGCGGGGACCCCGCGAACGGGCGCAACGGCCCCAACGCCGTCGCCATCGTCGCCGCGGGCACGTACGCCTATGCGGCCAACGGCGGCGCCAACACGGTATCCCAGTACAAAATCAATGCCGACGGGACGCTGGCGGCGCTCAGCCCGTTCCTGGTGCCCTCCGGCGGCGTCAACGGGTCCGGCTCGGCCTTCGACGTGAAGACCGCCACCCTCGCCTCGGGCACGTACGTCTACGTCACGAACTATTTCGACGGCACCGTCGCCCAGTTCAGCGTCAACGCGTCCACCGGGCAGCTGACGCCCCTGAGCCCGGCCCTGGTGAAGGCGGGGACCTACGCCTTCACCCTGGCGATCCACCCCACGGGCAAGTTCGCCTACGTGGCGATCCTGACCGCCTCCAGCGCCGCGGTCGTCGCCCAGTACGCCATCGACCCGGCCACGGGGGCGCTCACCGCCATGGCCACCCCCACGGTCTCGGCGGGCGGGGCGGGCGCCGCCGTCATCACGGTGGAGTCCTCGGGCCGGTTCGCCTACGCCACCAGCGGCGACACGGGGTGGGGCAGCTCCTCCGTGGCGCAGTACACCATCGACCAGGCCACGGGCGCGCTCACGCTCATGGCCAACCCGACGGTCCAGACGGGTTTCGCGCCCTCGGGCGTCGTCACCATCGGGAAGTGACGGGCACGGTCACGCCGCCAGCGCGCTCCTGAACAGCATCAGGTTGAGCACGATCACCACCGTGGCCACCGCCCACAGCATGCTCCCTCCCAGAAGGTCGTTGGCATGGCTGCCCATGACCTTCCGGGAGGACGTCAGGTACACCTGCAGCAGGATGGTGATCGGCAGCTGGATGCTCAGGACCATCTGCGAAAGGATGAGCATCCGGAAGGTGTCCGTCACGAAGAACACGGCCAGGAGCGCGGGGACCAGCGTCACGAGGACCCCCGCGCGGCTGGAGGTGCCCCGCACGTCGAAGGGCTGGCCGAAGATGCCCGCGAAGATGGAGCCCCCGGCCATGGCCGCCGTGAGGGTGGAGGCCAGGCCGGCGCAGAGGAGCGCCACCGCGAAGATCGTCCCCGAGGCCGGGCCCACCATGGGGCGCAGCATGGAGGCGGCCTGCTCCAGGGTGGTGACGGCGAGGTTGTGCCGGTGGAAGGTGGCGGCGGCCAGGAGGATCATGGCGCTGTTGATGGCCCAGCCGGCGCCCATGGAGAAGAGGGTGTCGAAGAGCTCGAACCGCAGGTGCCCGCGGATGGCCTCCTCCCCCTGCAGGTTCCACTGGCGGCTCTGGATGAACTCCGAGTGGAGGAACAGGTTGTGGGGCATCACCACCGCCCCCAGGATGCTCATGATCAGGACCATGGAACCCTGGCCGGCGGTGGGCCGCACCCAGCCCACCGCGGCCGCGGACCAGTGGGTGTGGACCATGGCCAGCTCGGCCAGGAAGGCCAGGCCGATGAGCGAGACGAAGCCCACCACGACCTTCTCCAGGACGCGGTAGGAGTTCCACAGCAGCAGGCCCGCCACCACGGCGGTGGTGAGGCAGGCGCCCACCTTGAGGGGGAGATGGAAGAGCATGCCCAGGGCGATGGCCCCGCCCAGGATCTCGGCGAAGGCCGTGGCGATGGCCGCCAGCACCGCCGTGCCCAGGACCGGGCGGGAGACCCAGGCGGGCGTGTGCCGGGTGGCGGACTCGGACAGGCACAGGCCCGTGACGATGCCCAGGTGCGCCGCGTTGTGCTGGAGCAGGATGAGCATCACCGTGGACAGGGTGACGATCCACAGGAGGGTGTAGCCGTGGGAGGCCCCCGCCGCCACGTTGGAGGCCCAGTTGCCGGGGTCGATGAAGCCCACGGTCACCAGCAGGCCCGGGCCCAGGTACCGCAGGGGGTTCCAGGCGCCGGGGCCCTCCGCCTTCAGGCGGAACCGGTTCTGGAGATCAGTTAAAATTTTCATGCGGGTTGTCCTGGGGCTGAGGTCATCCTGGCAGAAGCTGGACGCCGGGTTGCCTTGGCGGCGCTGGAGAAAGAATATCGAGATTGAGTCTCGATATCAATTAAATTATGTTCAATTCACAAAATTATCGACCGCCGTCCGGATGCTTCCGGAAGGCGGCCGCCACCTCCGCCCCCACCTGCCGGAGGGAAGGGCCGGCGTAGGACCCCGGGCGCCAGGCCAGGGCCAGGGTGCGGAAGGGCACCGGCGGGGCCAGGGGCCGGAGGATCACCGTGGCCCTGGCGGCCTCGGTCCCGACGGCCAGGCGCGGCAGCAGCGTGATCCCCAGGCCGCCGGCCACCATGTGGACCAGGGTGGACAGGCTGGTGGCGCGGAACCCGAGCTCCTCCACCCGGGTGCGGCCGCAGGCGGCCAGGGCCTGGTGGCGGAGGCAGTGGCCGTCATCCAGCAGGAGGATGCGCTCGCCCTCCAGGGCCTCCAGGTCCAGGGGGCGCGTGCCCCGGGCCAGCCGGTGGCCCGCGGGCAGGCACACCTGGAAGGGGTCCTGTCCCAGGGGGAAGGTCTCGAGGTCGCCGAGGTCCGCTTCCAGGGCCAGCAGCGCGCCCTCCAGGCCGCCGTCCCGCAGTCCCGCGGTCAGGGTGGCGGTGGTGCCCTCGATCCAGATGGGCTGCAGGCGGGGGAACGCCGCCTGCAGGGCCGGCGTGAGAAAGGAAAGCACATAGGGCGCGAGCGTGGGGAGGATGCCCAGGCGCAGGGGCCCCGCCAGCGGATCCACGAAGGACCGGGCCTCCTGCGCCAGGTCCGACCCCTCCCTGAGCATGCGGCCCATGCGGACGAGCAGGGCCCGGCCCGGGGGCGTGACCCGCACGCCCCCCCGCCCCCGCTCGAAGAGGGTCACGCCTAGCGCCTCCTCCAGGGCG from Geothrix sp. 21YS21S-2 includes these protein-coding regions:
- a CDS encoding hydrogen peroxide-inducible genes activator, whose product is MDTAPLPFTLRQMQYALAVAENLSFRKAADLCAVAQPSLSAQVAALEEALGVTLFERGRGGVRVTPPGRALLVRMGRMLREGSDLAQEARSFVDPLAGPLRLGILPTLAPYVLSFLTPALQAAFPRLQPIWIEGTTATLTAGLRDGGLEGALLALEADLGDLETFPLGQDPFQVCLPAGHRLARGTRPLDLEALEGERILLLDDGHCLRHQALAACGRTRVEELGFRATSLSTLVHMVAGGLGITLLPRLAVGTEAARATVILRPLAPPVPFRTLALAWRPGSYAGPSLRQVGAEVAAAFRKHPDGGR
- a CDS encoding Nramp family divalent metal transporter; the protein is MKILTDLQNRFRLKAEGPGAWNPLRYLGPGLLVTVGFIDPGNWASNVAAGASHGYTLLWIVTLSTVMLILLQHNAAHLGIVTGLCLSESATRHTPAWVSRPVLGTAVLAAIATAFAEILGGAIALGMLFHLPLKVGACLTTAVVAGLLLWNSYRVLEKVVVGFVSLIGLAFLAELAMVHTHWSAAAVGWVRPTAGQGSMVLIMSILGAVVMPHNLFLHSEFIQSRQWNLQGEEAIRGHLRFELFDTLFSMGAGWAINSAMILLAAATFHRHNLAVTTLEQAASMLRPMVGPASGTIFAVALLCAGLASTLTAAMAGGSIFAGIFGQPFDVRGTSSRAGVLVTLVPALLAVFFVTDTFRMLILSQMVLSIQLPITILLQVYLTSSRKVMGSHANDLLGGSMLWAVATVVIVLNLMLFRSALAA